A stretch of the Candidatus Zixiibacteriota bacterium genome encodes the following:
- a CDS encoding DUF255 domain-containing protein, with the protein MKIARISLIAILLTALASVALSGSKNEPEKEKKPPEETKKEIVWLSYDIALKKAKTEEKHIFIDFTAAWCGYCKKMDRETFSDQRVIDILNNDFVPVKVDGESSKELDIDGYKITERNLAIREFGVRGYPTFWFLKSDGSKLAPIGGYRTTEYMLEALTYVKDYKYQDSTSTEGGKQ; encoded by the coding sequence ATGAAAATTGCCAGGATCTCACTAATCGCCATACTCCTAACCGCACTCGCCTCTGTCGCGCTGTCGGGATCAAAAAATGAACCGGAGAAAGAAAAGAAACCGCCCGAAGAAACAAAGAAGGAAATAGTCTGGCTGTCCTACGATATCGCCCTCAAAAAAGCGAAAACAGAAGAAAAACACATATTTATCGATTTCACCGCCGCCTGGTGCGGATACTGCAAAAAAATGGATCGTGAAACATTCTCCGACCAGCGGGTGATTGATATCCTCAACAACGACTTCGTCCCGGTCAAGGTCGATGGCGAGTCGTCGAAAGAGCTGGATATCGACGGTTACAAAATAACAGAGCGGAATCTCGCCATTCGGGAATTCGGCGTGCGCGGCTACCCGACTTTCTGGTTTTTGAAATCCGATGGAAGCAAGCTCGCCCCCATCGGCGGGTATCGAACCACCGAATACATGCTCGAAGCCCTGACCTACGTCAAGGATTACAAATATCAGGATTCAACATCGACGGAAGGCGGCAAACAATAA
- a CDS encoding TlpA disulfide reductase family protein: MLRKFIHLNLLLGIMLLLASCGSQQAADQTNDQSAQNNPAVDTTGTIGENGMFVFKAYDLEGGLRDSREWVGKKPVVLNFWGTWCPPCRKEIPDLVKVYNEYTSDQIEMIGLAVRDSPENVRTFSEQNGMNWIMLMGDQNLGIRYGITGVPTTIFIDRNGNEIGRFVGPRDYQTFKDAFELALRS, encoded by the coding sequence ATGCTTAGAAAATTCATCCACCTGAATCTGCTACTGGGGATAATGCTGCTTCTGGCATCGTGCGGTTCCCAGCAAGCGGCCGACCAGACTAACGATCAGTCCGCACAGAACAACCCAGCCGTCGACACCACCGGGACAATCGGCGAAAACGGCATGTTCGTCTTTAAGGCCTATGATCTTGAGGGCGGTCTCCGCGACTCGAGAGAGTGGGTCGGCAAAAAACCGGTAGTACTGAATTTCTGGGGCACCTGGTGCCCGCCCTGCCGCAAGGAAATACCCGACCTCGTTAAAGTCTATAACGAATACACCTCCGACCAGATCGAAATGATAGGCCTGGCGGTGCGCGACTCTCCCGAAAATGTCAGGACCTTCTCTGAGCAAAACGGCATGAACTGGATCATGCTCATGGGCGACCAGAACCTTGGAATACGCTACGGCATCACCGGCGTGCCAACGACGATCTTCATCGACCGCAATGGCAACGAAATCGGCCGCTTCGTCGGACCCCGCGATTACCAGACTTTCAAAGACGCCTTCGAACTGGCGCTTCGCAGCTAA
- a CDS encoding c-type cytochrome, whose product MNYPFWDVDIGYGILMAVVAVIHVFVSHFAIGGGLYLVVAERSARRKNDELMLGFLKKLSKFFVLVTVVFGALTGVGIWFVIGLLNPAATEALIHNFVWGWATEWTFFLMEITAALVYFYGWDKMSAKAHMFVGWVYFGAAWMSLFIINGIVTFMLTPGDWLATGNFWDGFFNPTFWSSLWLRTGISIMLAGLYALVVAARYKADEFKARVVRYNAIWALVGLAVMVPTFYWYWNAIPSDIVQNAWAQMPTPIASLYGSFWNAGLILVLIVVFGLLIPKRHNMVAAILLMIFGLSWFGEYEWLRESIRKPYVISGYMYGNGIEVAKADLYTREGMLEHMTFRTGDDGADLFRRACRSCHTRGGYKALKPALDGTDTAFIAASVRGINVIKGNMPPFTGTPQEADLIAAHLYARLDNRHLSEIYKLSGVALGKKVYEVRCGRCHEIGGFNDKWATLAGLTADDLSDLLDMAADLGEEMPAFTGDDVERKALIEYLLSLNKGGTQ is encoded by the coding sequence ATGAACTATCCCTTCTGGGACGTGGACATCGGTTATGGGATACTGATGGCTGTCGTAGCCGTGATTCACGTCTTTGTGTCGCACTTTGCGATCGGCGGCGGTCTTTATCTTGTGGTAGCCGAGCGATCGGCTCGCAGGAAAAATGACGAATTGATGCTGGGGTTTTTGAAAAAGCTCAGCAAGTTCTTCGTTCTCGTCACCGTGGTGTTCGGGGCTCTGACCGGCGTGGGCATCTGGTTCGTTATCGGTTTGTTGAACCCGGCCGCGACAGAGGCTCTGATTCACAACTTCGTCTGGGGCTGGGCAACGGAATGGACGTTCTTCTTGATGGAAATCACGGCCGCCCTGGTGTATTTCTACGGCTGGGACAAGATGTCGGCCAAAGCGCACATGTTTGTCGGCTGGGTTTATTTCGGCGCCGCGTGGATGTCGTTGTTCATCATCAACGGAATCGTAACTTTCATGTTGACCCCGGGTGACTGGCTTGCCACAGGAAACTTCTGGGATGGATTTTTCAATCCCACGTTCTGGTCCTCACTCTGGCTGCGCACCGGGATCTCTATTATGCTGGCCGGTTTATATGCGCTGGTTGTAGCGGCGAGGTACAAAGCCGATGAATTCAAGGCCAGAGTAGTCAGGTACAACGCGATCTGGGCGCTGGTGGGATTGGCGGTGATGGTGCCTACGTTTTACTGGTACTGGAACGCCATTCCATCGGACATCGTGCAGAACGCCTGGGCCCAGATGCCAACACCAATCGCGAGTCTGTACGGGTCTTTCTGGAACGCCGGTCTGATATTGGTTTTGATTGTTGTCTTCGGGCTGCTCATTCCGAAACGTCACAACATGGTCGCCGCGATTCTTCTTATGATTTTCGGTTTGAGCTGGTTCGGCGAGTATGAGTGGCTGCGCGAATCAATTCGCAAGCCGTATGTGATTTCGGGCTACATGTATGGAAACGGCATCGAAGTCGCCAAAGCCGACCTTTACACCCGCGAAGGAATGCTGGAGCATATGACTTTCCGCACGGGTGATGATGGGGCCGACCTGTTTCGGCGGGCCTGTCGGAGCTGTCACACCAGAGGCGGATACAAGGCGCTCAAGCCGGCCCTCGATGGAACCGACACGGCCTTCATCGCCGCTTCGGTGCGTGGTATCAACGTAATCAAGGGCAATATGCCGCCATTCACGGGTACTCCTCAGGAGGCAGACCTGATTGCCGCGCATCTCTACGCCAGACTTGACAATCGGCATCTGAGCGAAATCTACAAGCTGAGCGGTGTGGCGCTCGGGAAGAAGGTCTATGAGGTCCGCTGCGGTCGTTGTCATGAAATCGGCGGCTTCAATGATAAATGGGCAACGCTGGCCGGGCTCACGGCTGATGATCTCAGCGACCTGCTGGATATGGCGGCTGATTTAGGCGAAGAGATGCCGGCGTTTACCGGTGATGATGTCGAGCGGAAGGCGTTGATCGAATATCTGCTGTCGTTAAACAAAGGGGGGACGCAATGA
- a CDS encoding GNAT family N-acetyltransferase, with protein sequence MAREIRILSIDDYDDIIRVWSIAGLPYKPKGRDSRESMAREMANSICAFYGLFEDDAMIGVVIANFDGRRGWINRLAIDPDFRGKQLAGELIAHAEEFLRERGAVVICALIEEINYPSISCFQNNGYRCEHNIKYFTKRPSMDA encoded by the coding sequence ATGGCCCGCGAGATTAGGATACTTTCAATTGATGACTACGATGATATTATCAGGGTTTGGTCCATTGCCGGCCTGCCTTACAAACCAAAGGGACGTGACAGCCGCGAGTCGATGGCCAGGGAAATGGCCAATTCAATCTGCGCTTTTTATGGTTTGTTTGAAGATGACGCGATGATCGGGGTGGTGATCGCGAATTTTGATGGTCGCCGGGGATGGATAAATCGACTGGCTATCGATCCGGACTTTCGGGGAAAACAGCTGGCCGGTGAGCTTATTGCGCACGCCGAGGAATTTTTAAGGGAAAGGGGGGCAGTGGTTATATGCGCACTCATTGAGGAAATTAACTATCCGTCGATTTCATGTTTTCAAAATAACGGCTACAGGTGCGAGCACAACATCAAATACTTTACCAAGAGACCGTCGATGGATGCCTGA
- a CDS encoding DUF116 domain-containing protein: MDSKHPTYRLGPDFTAKLDKFVSEFIKSGFDTFSEEFSRVEGFVERAKADTGRDDSELRQSEKEKYLLEMVAFKIYDQINREKFNKAKNTLIIMPDCLSIHEKECEKVEKRYGYFCKRCLPTCQAYQVGDLAAKYGLKIVFSKRKLTEQIEYFAAKMEDLSVIGIACIMMLASGMRTAADVGVPARGVLLNFTGCEHWNDEPFASEFAWSSLKAILEEKYGPRD; this comes from the coding sequence ATGGACAGCAAGCATCCCACCTACCGTCTCGGACCGGATTTCACCGCAAAGCTAGATAAATTCGTCAGCGAATTCATCAAGTCGGGATTCGATACTTTTTCCGAGGAGTTTTCCCGAGTCGAGGGTTTTGTCGAGCGAGCCAAAGCCGACACGGGTCGCGATGACAGTGAGCTTCGTCAGTCGGAGAAAGAAAAGTATCTGCTGGAGATGGTCGCTTTCAAGATTTATGATCAGATCAACCGGGAGAAATTCAACAAGGCCAAAAACACCCTGATAATCATGCCGGACTGCCTTTCTATTCACGAGAAGGAGTGTGAGAAAGTGGAAAAGCGGTATGGCTATTTTTGCAAAAGGTGTTTGCCGACCTGTCAGGCATATCAGGTTGGTGATCTGGCCGCGAAATACGGTTTGAAGATTGTCTTTTCCAAACGCAAACTGACCGAACAGATTGAATACTTTGCCGCTAAGATGGAAGACTTGAGCGTTATCGGCATAGCGTGTATCATGATGCTGGCTTCGGGAATGCGCACGGCGGCCGATGTTGGCGTGCCGGCGCGCGGCGTGCTTCTCAATTTTACCGGATGCGAACACTGGAACGATGAGCCGTTCGCATCCGAATTCGCCTGGTCGTCGTTGAAGGCGATTCTGGAGGAAAAATATGGCCCGCGAGATTAG
- a CDS encoding type III pantothenate kinase, with amino-acid sequence MLLAIDIGNTTIVVGLFKETILKDRFSLSTRHGMTADEAGFVITGWLERMSLSAEDVEVVIISSVVPPLTTTFEITSKRHLGCLPIIVSHKLKLPITIEIDQPDQVGADRIANAVAGFTKFGGPVIVVDFGTATNFDIVDNKAAYVGGILLPGPETSMAELAKRAARLFEVRIEPPDFVVGKSTAGALKSGLFYGTIGQVDYLIDKVLEETGFKGCTIVGTGGFSRGIDKYSKHIKTIEPNLTLEGLRLIAGLNAK; translated from the coding sequence ATGCTTCTGGCTATAGACATCGGCAACACCACTATCGTGGTAGGTCTTTTCAAAGAGACAATTCTTAAGGACCGCTTCAGCCTATCCACCCGGCACGGTATGACGGCCGATGAGGCCGGTTTTGTGATTACCGGCTGGCTCGAAAGAATGAGCCTGTCCGCTGAGGACGTGGAGGTTGTCATAATCAGTTCCGTCGTACCGCCGCTGACCACCACGTTTGAAATTACTTCGAAAAGGCACCTTGGTTGTCTTCCTATAATTGTATCGCACAAACTGAAATTGCCGATCACTATCGAAATTGACCAACCCGACCAGGTAGGCGCCGATCGAATCGCCAACGCGGTGGCCGGCTTCACCAAATTCGGCGGACCGGTCATAGTTGTCGATTTCGGCACCGCCACGAATTTTGATATCGTCGACAACAAAGCCGCCTACGTTGGCGGAATACTCCTGCCGGGCCCGGAAACATCCATGGCGGAGCTGGCAAAACGAGCGGCTCGCCTGTTCGAAGTTCGTATCGAGCCGCCAGATTTCGTAGTCGGCAAATCCACCGCGGGCGCCCTTAAGTCCGGGTTGTTTTACGGAACGATTGGACAGGTTGACTACTTGATTGATAAGGTCCTCGAAGAAACCGGCTTTAAAGGGTGCACGATTGTGGGCACCGGCGGCTTCTCGCGCGGCATCGACAAATATTCAAAACATATCAAGACGATAGAGCCGAATCTCACTCTCGAAGGTCTTCGGCTCATAGCCGGCCTTAACGCCAAATAA